Proteins encoded by one window of Thunnus thynnus chromosome 3, fThuThy2.1, whole genome shotgun sequence:
- the caly gene encoding calcyon neuron-specific vesicular protein: MVKLGSNLSDKQEKQPSADDGFDNIPLITPLEVNQLQQPFAEKVIVKTSTQYQLQQKKNKLYVPNIKKLNINFYSDVSEKVKITGLILITLAFLTSLLLLLMYKAMWYDQLTCPEGFILKQKHCTPAALEMYYTEQQQEPGVRGSTNAGLYAALSHLNQVKRTGPELPSPWLPVISALKEAEMAKQGSEPLKGALEGEE; encoded by the exons ATGGTGAAGCTGGGCAGCAATCTCTCTGATAAGCAGGAGAAACAGCCGTCTGCGGACGACGGCTTTGATAACATCCCCCTAATCACACCCCTGGAGGTCAATCAGCTCCAGCAGCCATTCGCAGAAAAG GTCATTGTGAAGACGTCGACACAGTaccagctgcagcagaagaagaacaagTTGTATGTGCCCAACATCAAGAAGCTGAATATCAACTTCTACAGTGACGTTTCAGAGAAAGTTAAG ATCACAGGTTTGATCCTCATCACTTTGGCCTTTCTGACCAGCCTGCTCCTCCTACTCATGTACAAAGCCATGTGGTATGACCAACTTACCTGCCCAGAGGGTTTCATCCTTAAG CAGAAGCACTGCACCCCGGCAGCTCTGGAGATGTActacacagagcagcagcaggagccgGGTGTCCGCGGCAGCACCAACGCCGGGCTGTACGCCGCCCTCAGCCACCTCAATCAGGTCAAGAGGACTGGGCCTGAGCTGCCATCGCCATGGTTACCAGTCATCAGCGCTCTGAAGGAGGCTGAGATGGCCAAACAAGGCAGCGAGCCACTCAAAGGAGCGCTGGAGGGAGAGGAGTGA